A single genomic interval of Lentimicrobium saccharophilum harbors:
- a CDS encoding LysE family translocator, which yields MHPFLEGMILGLTLAIMLGPAMFSLIQTSIHRGLYRGILLAAGIFLSDLVLVLLCYLGALQVFGNQRNYLMFGIIGGIILVAFGIVTFLRKVHIADDNSLMEVKMPGPLTYIFKGFFLNFANPFVWIFWISAMVTVSSSHEADSSAIEAFFSGTLLTIFATDMVKVVVASRLKHYLKPRFLIMINHAVGILLVIFGIYLVVRTFMNF from the coding sequence ATGCACCCTTTTCTCGAAGGTATGATTCTGGGACTGACCCTGGCCATAATGCTTGGCCCGGCTATGTTTTCGCTGATTCAGACCAGCATTCACAGGGGGCTGTACAGGGGCATTCTGCTTGCAGCCGGCATATTTCTGAGCGACCTCGTCCTGGTTTTACTCTGCTACCTGGGCGCCTTACAAGTGTTTGGCAATCAACGCAACTATCTGATGTTCGGAATAATAGGCGGAATTATTCTGGTAGCCTTCGGTATTGTGACATTCCTGCGTAAAGTTCATATTGCCGATGATAACAGCCTGATGGAAGTGAAAATGCCGGGGCCGCTCACCTATATTTTCAAAGGTTTCTTCCTGAATTTCGCCAATCCCTTTGTATGGATTTTCTGGATTTCGGCAATGGTAACCGTCAGCAGTAGCCATGAAGCCGATTCAAGCGCAATTGAAGCATTTTTCAGCGGAACCCTGCTCACCATTTTTGCCACCGACATGGTCAAGGTGGTTGTTGCCAGCCGTTTAAAACATTACCTCAAGCCCCGCTTCCTGATTATGATTAACCACGCGGTTGGAATATTGCTGGTTATTTTTGGGATTTACCTGGTAGTCAGAACATTTATGAACTTCTGA
- a CDS encoding GH3 family domain-containing protein — protein MPILGSIIKSAIEFPSKIPLEKIRRLSPEKQQMATLKKLLREAQYTALGETYEFGNMLRQKDFIQAFRQKVPLHDYNAIHQRWWYRTLNGEAFVSWPGKVKYFALSSGTSEASSKYIPVTADMLRAIKKTSIRQIFSLARYDFPREFYERGILMLGGSTHLQFNGTYYEGDLSGITAGNIPFWFQHFYKPGKRISKERDWTTKLDEIVKNAKNWDIGVIVGVPAWLQILMERIIKHYNVKTIHDVWPNLSIYVHGGVSFAPYAKTFEKLLARPITYIETYLASEGFIAYQSRPNTNAMQLVLDNGLFFEFIPFNDKNFDHEGHFLPDAETLTIDQVEEGKEYALILSSCAGAWRYLIGDTIKFTSKALSEIVITGRTKHFLNLCGEHLSQENMNRAIQLLEEQTNIPVPEFTVAGIKHDSMFAHKWYLGTPSDLSTLDVKAIRDRIDQNLKDLNDDYRVERIAAIREVLVEVLPLQLFYDYMKILGKEGGQHKFPRVIKNEKHLHWEEFLDKNYRNRM, from the coding sequence CAGTACACCGCGCTTGGTGAAACCTATGAATTTGGCAATATGCTCAGGCAGAAGGACTTCATTCAGGCATTCCGCCAAAAGGTCCCCTTGCATGACTACAATGCCATTCATCAGCGCTGGTGGTACCGCACACTGAACGGTGAAGCGTTTGTAAGCTGGCCCGGTAAGGTGAAGTATTTTGCCCTGAGTTCGGGAACCAGTGAAGCTTCCAGCAAATACATCCCGGTGACGGCAGATATGCTCAGGGCGATCAAGAAAACCAGCATCAGGCAGATTTTTTCGCTGGCCAGGTATGACTTCCCGCGCGAATTTTATGAACGCGGCATCCTGATGCTCGGCGGCAGCACCCATCTGCAGTTCAACGGCACCTATTACGAGGGTGACCTTTCGGGAATTACAGCCGGAAATATTCCTTTTTGGTTCCAGCACTTTTATAAACCAGGCAAACGCATCTCGAAAGAGCGTGACTGGACCACCAAACTCGATGAGATCGTCAAGAATGCAAAGAACTGGGATATCGGCGTGATCGTCGGCGTTCCCGCATGGCTGCAGATACTGATGGAAAGAATCATCAAACACTATAATGTAAAGACGATTCATGATGTCTGGCCGAACCTGTCGATATACGTTCACGGCGGAGTTTCGTTCGCCCCTTACGCCAAAACATTTGAAAAGTTGCTTGCCCGGCCGATTACATACATTGAAACCTATCTTGCTTCGGAGGGGTTTATTGCCTATCAGTCGCGCCCGAATACCAATGCGATGCAACTGGTGCTCGACAACGGGTTATTCTTTGAATTTATCCCTTTCAATGACAAAAACTTTGACCATGAAGGCCATTTCCTTCCTGATGCTGAAACCCTTACCATTGATCAGGTTGAGGAAGGAAAAGAATATGCCCTGATACTGTCCTCCTGCGCCGGCGCCTGGAGATACCTGATCGGCGACACCATCAAATTTACCAGCAAGGCCTTGTCAGAAATTGTGATTACAGGCAGGACCAAACATTTTCTGAACCTCTGCGGGGAACACCTTTCGCAGGAAAACATGAACAGGGCCATACAACTGCTTGAAGAACAGACAAATATTCCCGTACCTGAGTTTACCGTTGCCGGAATCAAACATGACAGTATGTTTGCCCATAAATGGTACCTGGGAACCCCTTCCGATCTATCAACCCTTGATGTGAAAGCCATCCGCGACCGCATTGACCAGAACCTGAAGGATCTGAACGATGATTATCGTGTGGAGCGTATTGCCGCCATCCGCGAAGTGCTGGTTGAAGTGCTGCCGTTGCAGCTTTTCTATGATTACATGAAAATCCTGGGCAAAGAGGGCGGACAGCACAAGTTTCCGAGAGTTATAAAAAATGAAAAGCATCTTCACTGGGAAGAATTTCTTGACAAAAACTACCGGAACAGAATGTAA